The Episyrphus balteatus chromosome 4, idEpiBalt1.1, whole genome shotgun sequence genome includes a window with the following:
- the LOC129919523 gene encoding GTP-binding protein 128up: MSTILEKISAIESEMARTQKNKNTSAHLGLLKAKLAKLRRELITPKGGGGSTGEGFEVAKTGDARVGFVGFPSVGKSTLLSNLAGVYSEVAAYEFTTLTTVPGCIKYKGAKIQLLDLPGIIEGAKDGKGRGRQVIAVARTCNLIFMVLDVLKPLGHKKLLEHELEGFGIRLNKKPPNIYFRKKDKGGVNFNCMVPQSELDADLVKTILSEYKIHNADITLRYDATSDDLIDVIEGNRIYIPCIYLLNKIDQISIEELDVIYKIPHCVPISAHHRWNFDDLLELMWEYLRLVRIYTKPKGQLPDYTSPIVLHNERTSIEDFCNKLHRTIAKEFKYALVWGSSVKHQPQKVGIEHVLNDEDVVQIVKKV; the protein is encoded by the exons ATGAgtacaattttagaaaaaatctcaGCCATTGAGTCTGAG ATGGCTCGgacgcaaaaaaataaaaatacctctGCTCATTTGGGTTTGCTGAAAGCAAAATTGGCCAAATTGCGACGAGAACTTATTACACCAAAAGGAGGTGGCGGTTCAACTGGCGAAG gtttcgaAGTTGCAAAGACCGGAGATGCCCGAGTTGGTTTTGTCGGTTTTCCTTCCGTGGGTAAATCGACTTTGTTGTCCAACTTGGCTGGAGTGTATTCGGAAGTTGCAGCCTACGAGTTCACAACGTTGACAACGGTTCCTGGATGCATCAAATACAAGGGCGCAAAGATTCAA cttTTGGATTTGCCTGGAATCATTGAAGGTGCCAAAGATGGTAAGGGTCGTGGTCGTCAAGTTATTGCCGTGGCACGAACTTGCAATCTTATCTTCATGGTGTTGGATGTTCTAAAACCTCTGGGACATAAAAAACTTCTAGAGCATGAATTGGAAGGTTTTGGAATCCGTCTGAACAAAAAACCACCAAACATTTACTTTAGAAAGAAGGACAAAG GTGGTGTTAACTTTAATTGCATGGTGCCACAATCCGAGTTGGATGctgatttagtaaaaacaattttatccgAATACAAAATTCACAATGCCGATATTACTCTACGTTACGATGCTACTAGTGACGATTTAATTGATGTCATTGAAGGAAATCGTATCTATATCCCGTGCATTTATCTCTTGAATAAGATTGATCAGATTTCAATTGAGGAACTCGATGTTATCTATAAAATTCCTCATTGTGTCCCAATTTCTGCACATCATCGATGGAATTTCGATGATTTATTGGAACTTATGTGGGAATATTTGAGACTTGTTCGAAT CTATACAAAACCGAAAGGACAACTGCCTGACTATACTTCACCAATTGTCTTGCACAATGAGAGAACttcaattgaagatttttgtaacaaattgcaTCGTACTATTGCGAAAGAATTTAAATA cGCTCTTGTGTGGGGATCATCGGTGAAACATCAACCTCAAAAGGTTGGAATTGAACATGTTCTAAACGATGAAGATGTCGTACAGATTGTgaagaaagtttaa
- the LOC129918498 gene encoding golgin subfamily A member 1 produces the protein MFASLKNKIKEETGSDVAAATVAGGRGISNNNNRMRSRLSSTISVNSMDDAASLASQQGAHGTDHIEVHTLRSQCNDLSTKVTDLTQRLQSLQEEKNRIEKTNATLMESVKLAQTQKDLHSEEQEKIQNIQQVEIEKLKSLLSFREQEAVDRLAAMKQNQQQIENLTGELERLKMLEPMVEDLQDELERFRHSAQLGKNNLTTTLAAVEEENRHLKVRLQIVDQARMDTILSLGSDEKIQALVQERKLLEQHLEEAHLQLSDIKSSWSGQNLALETQVSRLSKQVAEETTEKRKALKARDDYGEKVKHLEFEMEKLKDDLQQRDTKIKLLEEEIDELNLALKESREEGEQEILCVHNKLENLEQEKLELKTRLAAAEERFTEYADNSEQITQTLRQQNSQLQEQLTEILNCLEMEKEEKLTALLRNAEISQSEEILKKELRMERDETNELQEKTEELQLEMKEKNLEISKLKIEVSELQSVIQRQEEKLTHIDDINTELSEKNKTIKNLNQRLTDIKKTVQREMRGSSSSTKSFDNGNSFDSITGNGVCPYSTTTQDGGIVMDEVNFKYLKHVIVKFLTSREVEARHLIRAVATLLKLSKEEEKLLNDTLNWKMSWFGSKPDHGTGQRAFSIPPS, from the exons ATGTTTGCATcgctaaaaaacaaaataaaagaagaaactgGATCGGATGTGGCCGCCGCAACCGTTGCTGGTGGTCGCGGCATATCGAATAACAATAATCGCATGCGTAGTCGATTGTCGTCGACAATCAGTGTGAATTCAATGGACGATGCGGCTTCGCTGGCATCTCAGCAGGGTGCCCACGGGACCGATCat ATTGAAGTACACACCCTACGCAGCCAATGCAATGATTTATCAACTAAAGTCACCGATCTCACCCAAAGACTGCAATCACTCCAAGAAGAGAAAAATCGTATTGAAAAAACAAATGCCACTCTAATGGAATCGGTTAAATTAGCCCAAACCCAAAAAGATCTCCACTCCGAAGagcaagaaaaaattcaaaacattcaacaagttgaaattgaaaaacttaaaagtcTTTTATCGTTTCGTGAACAAGAAGCTGTCGATCGTTTGGCagcaatgaaacaaaatcaacAGCAAATTGAAAATCTAACTGGTGAACTAGAACGTTTAAAGATGCTTGAACCAATGGTTGAAGATTTACAG GATGAGCTAGAACGGTTCAGACATTCCGCACAATTAGGCAAAAATAATCTTACCACAACTTTAGCTGCGGTAGAAGAAGAGAATCGTCATCTTAAAGTGCGCCTTCAAATTGTGGATCAAGCTAGAATGGATACAATATTATCCTTAGGTTCTGATGAAAAGATACAAGCTCTTGTTCAAGAGCGAAAGCTCCTCGAACAACACTTGGAAGAAGCCCACCTACAGTTATCGGATATTAAAAGCTCCTGGAGTGGTCAAAATCTTGCACTAGAAACGCAAGTTAGTCGCTTATCTAAGCAAGTTGCTGAAGAAACGACTGAAAAAAGAAAAGCTCTTAAAGCTCGAGATGACTATGGAGAGAAAGTCAAACACCTAGAATTTGAAATGGAAAAACTTAAAGATGATCTTCAGCAGAGGGACACCAAG atAAAACTCCTCGAAGAAGAAATCGATGAGTTAAACTTGGCCCTCAAAGAAAGCCGTGAGGAGGGTGAACAAGAAATTCTGTGTGTGCATAATAAACTT GAAAACCTTGAACAAGAGAAACTCGAACTTAAAACCCGCCTCGCAGCCGCCGAAGAACGTTTTACCGAATATGCTGATAATTCTGAACAGATTACCCAAACACTTCGTCAACAAAACTCCCAACTACAAGAACAATTAACCGAAATCTTAAATTGCCTTGAAatggaaaaagaagaaaaactaaCTGCCCTCTTACGTAACGCTGAGATATCTCAAAGTGAagagattttgaaaaaagaactaCGCATGGAACGCGATGAGACAAATGAACTTCAAGAAAAAACCGAAGAGCTGCAATTGGAAATGAAAGAGAAAAAtctagaaatttcaaaactcaaaatcGAAGTTAGCGAACTACAATCTGTGATCCAAAGACAAGAAGAGAAACTAACGCATATCGATGATATAAATACGGAactaagtgaaaaaaataaa ACGATAAAAAATCTTAATCAACGGTTAACTGATATTAAGAAGACAGTTCAGAGGGAAATGCGTGGAAGTAGTAGTAGCACTAAGTCCTTTGACAATGGCAATTCATTCGATTCCATAACCGGAAATGGTGTTTGTCCTTATTCTACAACGACCCAAGACGGTGGAATTGTCATGGATgaagttaatttcaaatatttgaagCATGtgattgtaaaatttttaactagCAGAGAG GTTGAAGCACGACATTTGATTCGAGCAGTAGCGACACTTCTTAAATTAAGTAAAGAAGAAGAGAAGCTTCTCAATGACACACTTAATTGGAAAATGAGCTGGTTTGGCTCGAAACCCGATCATGGAACTGGCCAAAGGGCCTTCTCGATACCACCAAGTTAA